In Gordonia sp. SL306, the genomic window GCGGAACGACAAGAACACCGGCTCGTGACGGGGATTGAACTTCTTCTTGAACGCGTGCAACGACCGGAACCCGTAGAACGGCTCCATCGCCGCACCAAGGCTGTCGAGCAGGCGGTCCATCCGTTCCGCCTCGGCGGCGTCGTCGCTGCGCGCCAGCGGAGCCCCGGACAGCGAGATGAACTGTGCGCCCTCTTCTTTGAATGCCATCGCCGACGACGCGATCAAGTACTCGATCACCGGCCCGAACCCGTCGGTGCGCCGTCGCATGACGTCGAGCGTCCACCCTCGCGGAGTGCCGGTCGCGTCGGCGCCCGGCCCGTAGACCGGCAGCCACGACAGCACGCCGTGGACGCTGCCGGTGTCGTCGAGGGCGAGGGCCACCCGGACCGCCGGATCCATCGCCTCGTCGACGCTGCCCAGCGTGAAGCCCATCTCCGGAAGTCCCTTGTCGCCCACCCATTCCTCGGAGATCGCACGGACCTGGGACTTGATGGAGAACGTTTCGTCGGCCAGCACCACCAGCCGGAACGAGATGCTCTCCTTCTTCGCCTTGTTCATCGCCGATCGGACGTGCTGCCAAGGTTTCCCCTTGAACGCGAGGTCCGGCAGGTCGACGATGGTGTCCTCGGCGATCTGCAGGCTGCGCCAACCCAATTCGTCGGCGGTGCGTGCGGTCTCGGTGCCAACCGAGAACCAGCATGGCGTCTTGCCGCTCTTCTCGGCGTGATCGATGAAGCCGGCGACCGTGTCGTGGAGATCGGCCGCGCGACAGACCGGATCGGCCAGCGCCAGCAGGGTTCCCATGTGCCGCTGATAGGCGACCACGCTGTCGCCCGTGTCCGAGAACAGGTACTCGTTGCCCGGCCAGGTGATCATCCACGACATCGTGCCGCCACCGTGGGTGCGCAGCAGCTCCTTGACCCGGTGGACCGGATCGCCGTCGACCGCGCCGCTGCGCTTGCGCCGCCACCGGACCGCGAACGCGAATCGGCCCGGGATCAGGATGGCCAGCACCACCGCCCACAGCAGGCTGGTGCCGACGGTGACCCCGCCCTCGCTGTCGAAGTCGGTGAACGCGACGAGGCCGACGACCAGCACGGTCAGCAGCACGTTGGCCAGGCCGAGAACGACCGCGACCCACCACGCCCACCGTCTGCCACGGCGCAGCTGGTCGGCGATCAGGAGGTTGACGACCAGGATCACCAGCATCGAGACGGTCGACTCGTCGTTCGCGTCGGTCGGTCCGAGAGGGCCACTCGCGGGAAAGAAGAAGACCAACAGGTTTGCTCCCGCGATGACCAGAATTCCGACACATCCGAGCAACCGGACCTCACGCCGGGTGCGCGGGAGATAGCCGCGTTCGGCCGTG contains:
- a CDS encoding bifunctional lysylphosphatidylglycerol flippase/synthetase MprF translates to MSAPVADPSATGSVETEPGGARRRLQAVVFTVRRVPFTVVIWLVVFGIGLFTGSLWNHASHQSWYVDVAFGLPALEENKWWTIVTSTVVEPSPGKYVIALVLIAVAMGWAEWRLGTARVAIVAIGGKVGAELLAVLLVWIFSQDFTSWRWMDSMAQARGTGVITMVVAAVAVASATLRSPWRLRVRSLIGAVVAITFLFEGTFGTVQYVLATIVMMPIGERWFSTAERGYLPRTRREVRLLGCVGILVIAGANLLVFFFPASGPLGPTDANDESTVSMLVILVVNLLIADQLRRGRRWAWWVAVVLGLANVLLTVLVVGLVAFTDFDSEGGVTVGTSLLWAVVLAILIPGRFAFAVRWRRKRSGAVDGDPVHRVKELLRTHGGGTMSWMITWPGNEYLFSDTGDSVVAYQRHMGTLLALADPVCRAADLHDTVAGFIDHAEKSGKTPCWFSVGTETARTADELGWRSLQIAEDTIVDLPDLAFKGKPWQHVRSAMNKAKKESISFRLVVLADETFSIKSQVRAISEEWVGDKGLPEMGFTLGSVDEAMDPAVRVALALDDTGSVHGVLSWLPVYGPGADATGTPRGWTLDVMRRRTDGFGPVIEYLIASSAMAFKEEGAQFISLSGAPLARSDDAAEAERMDRLLDSLGAAMEPFYGFRSLHAFKKKFNPRHEPVFLSFRDESDLPRIGLAISRAYLPDATPTQLVRLAASGGHD